A genomic window from Vitis riparia cultivar Riparia Gloire de Montpellier isolate 1030 chromosome 16, EGFV_Vit.rip_1.0, whole genome shotgun sequence includes:
- the LOC117933572 gene encoding SWI/SNF chromatin-remodeling complex subunit SNF5, producing MDEANAKALAQHQQQLMLQHQQQQQQQQLLLLQQLQKQKQQQQQQQQQQQQQQQQQQQQQQQQQQQQQQQQQQQQQAISRFPSNIDAHLRPPGLHRPISLQPQNPNPNPNPNPNPNPNPNPIPNVQNPGPANSQQQQQKVMRPGHQVELQMAYQDAWRVCHPDFKRPFSSLEDACERLLPYHVVADYEAEEDDRILDSDTTGQMPSRSQQWDHNIAAKVAEFTATFEKQALAFNIISRKRAIGEFRSEERLMIEQALLQEEKRAMLELRTEIESREKAGREAHEAKLRMAAMVQAEQARAESQAHAELLARAPIRASALGPQGNDLPIGHDMAEQEQGVNPDEMMNGWGNNTQRDEKEPSEDFLNDEETENGDAGMQDEWREVGEFDLNTR from the exons ATGGATGAGGCGAACGCCAAGGCATTGGCGCAGCATCAGCAGCAGCTCATGCTGCAGCAccagcagcagcaacagcagcAACAGCTTCTCCTTCTTCAACAGCTCCAGAAGCagaagcagcagcagcagcagcagcagcagcaacagcaacagcaacagcaacagcaacagcaacagcaacagcagcagcaacagcaacagcagcagcagcaacagcaaCAGCAGCAAGCAATCTCCCGGTTCCCTTCCAATATTGACGCCCATTTGCGCCCTCCAGGCCTCCACCGCCCCATCTCGCTCCAACCGCAAAACCCCAACCCCAatcctaaccctaaccctaaccctaaccctaaccctaaccctatcCCCAATGTGCAAAACCCTGGCCCCGCAAATtcgcagcagcagcagcagaagGTGATGCGGCCCGGGCACCAGGTGGAGCTCCAGATGGCGTACCAGGACGCGTGGCGGGTCTGCCACCCTGATTTCAAACGTCCTTTCTCTTCTCTCGAGGACGCCTGCGAGag GCTACTGCCTTACCATGTGGTGGCAGACTATGAAGCAGAGGAGGATGATAGAATCCTTGACTCTGACACTACAGGCCAAATGCCGTCCCGCTCTCAGCAATGGGACCACAATATTGCTGCCAAAGTTGCAGAGTTCACTGCCACATTTGAGAAACAGGCCCTTGCCTTCAATATCATATCCCGCAAGAGAGCCATTGGCGAGTTTCGATCAGAGGAGAGATTGATGATTGAGCAAGCACTCCTGCAAGAGGAGAAAAGAGCAATGCTGGAACTGAGGACAGAGATTGAGTCGAGGGAGAAGGCTGGACGAGAGGCTCATGAGGCGAAGTTGCGTATGGCAGCAATGGTTCAGGCAGAGCAAGCACGGGCAGAGTCACAGGCCCATGCTGAGTTGCTGGCTCGAGCTCCAATAAGGGCGAGCGCACTCGGGCCTCAGGGCAATGACCTCCCAATTGGCCATGATATGGCAGAGCAGGAACAGGGTGTCAACCCAGATGAGATGATGAATGGTTGGGGAAACAACACACAGAGAGATGAGAAAGAGCCATCTGAGGATTTTTTGAACGATGAGGAGACTGAAAATGGAGACGCAGGCATGCAAGACGAGTGGCGTGAAGTCGGAGAGTTTGATCTGAACACCAGATAA